From the Porites lutea chromosome 5, jaPorLute2.1, whole genome shotgun sequence genome, the window ATAATAGGTTTCCGTCACACttaataaaaaagcaaaaaccgGTGTCTTCTAAATATCAGCAGATTGATTAAGTTGACCCTTTTATTAAAGCCCTAAGATATTTTCAAATTATACATATCTAGACTTTTTTTATAGTGATTATCAACAAAGCATTGCCGagtgtcaacaaaacaaaaaccaagaTTTAGACTCCACAGTTTTTGCCCTTTGCCCGATTTGCTCCCGGTTTCTCAGTCTTAATTTCATTTAAAGCGTTAAAACCGTGGAGTCTTTCAGTTACAGATCCAAAAGAAAGACTAGTGTTTAAAAGAACAAATCATGCGTAATAATCTCTCATAAAAGTGGGGTTTACCCCGTGAAAGTGAAAGAGAATGTAATACCAATGAAATAAGATCACTTTCGATTGTAAATGATCTTGAACTTTCAGTTTCGAATGTAATGCATTGCAAGGAATTTGTTATGCGAAGATATCCCCTAAAGAAATTCAACCATTGCATAAACCATACAAAAATAAGGGTAAGCTCACGAGACACTTAACAACTCATCAAACAAAGAGGCTAAATTTAGCACCTGAAACCCGGTTCCTGTCACAACCTCCTCCAGTTAAAGAAGCACGCACTTCATCTTATAAAATTGAATCTGTACTTTTGCCATTACCATAAGATTGATGatcccttttttgtttgcgTTTGCTTCTTTGTTTAGTGCCCTCTTCAGGTGACACGGGTGGCCCAAGCACCGGCACTGTTGCGTaacgttcaaaatataaggatttgtatgggacaAAAAACAATTGCTTCTGTAGCCTAACAATGTAAAaggaattaaataaaaattggcTAACCTTGCTTAAGCtgtgtgtttcttctttcctgtgtgGTTTCCGAGCCGATTTATGGTCATTTAATGGGTTTTATTGCAACCAGTTTGCTCTCTCTTTTTCTAGTAATGGTCTCCAGAGAGAGCAAACCAGTTTCAATACAACCCATtaaatggccataaatcggctcggaaaccacacaggaaagaagaaacacacaacCTAAGCAAGGTTATCCATCGGTGGTGCCACGTGTCGTTAAAGTATTTAAAGCGCATCTAGACAAATGCTTCGTCATGCTTACTCAGCATAAATATTTCAACATACCGCCAAAGAATGAACCAGCACAAACACGAACATGTTCACAATCGCATTCACAGCTTCCTACTTTGCTCTGACTGAGTTGGAAAAAAGGTAACTTTCCTTATTCATCCTTGCCTTAAACCCTTTAGTCCCTAAAGTACTGAAAGCAAATTTCAACAGCAATCCAAATTTTGACATCTACGCCCGATAGAAAGCTTAGTTGATCCCTAGATTAATAAAAACGGCGAATATACTTTATTGGCTATTGAAACAGAGGAAGCCTGAAGTAACATGGGAATGGTCGACGATAAACCGTCAGGTAATCGATCGATTCCATTTCAGCACTTCAGCTTTCACGATTTGGCGAGTTCCAGTCCCCTTTCCTCTTCAATTTCGAACGCCTGATGCGTAGCCTTTTGACAGTAACTCATCTGAGGCTGTTAGTTACTGTATGCAAAAGTGCGACTTCGATGACTTATCCTTTTATTGAAACTGGTTTGCTTTCTCTGGAGACCATTACTAGAAAAAGAGAGAGCAAACCGGTTGCAATAAAACCTATtaaatggccataaatcggctcggaaaccacacaggaaagaaaaaacacaccACTTTAAGCAAGGTTATCCATGACCATCCATCGGTGGTGCCAGGCGTCGTTAATGTATTTAAAGCGCATCTAGACAAATGCTTCGTCATGCTTACTCATAAATATTTGGACCTACCGTCAAAGAATGAACCAAGACAAACGCAGAAATATTGTAATGGTTTATATGGGGATTAGTTTTGGCAATCGTTTTTAAGAGGTTAAAACAATAACAGCATTGTCCCCTCGTCCACCGGGTGTGAAGGTGACTTGAACCGCAAGGCCGGACTAAGGCCAGATTTCCATTGGCCGTGTGTGCAAAGAATCATCGACGTCCTCGATGAAAGAGAGTCGTTAGTTTTCAAAACTTGCTGGACTTCACGCTTTGCGGTCTCTTTCGTCCAATGAAGGAAAGCGGTGTGGTCAAATCCCACttaacggacaccccgttaattcGGACAATTTCTTTGACCCCCTCGGTGACCGTATttacggggtttgactgtagttaGAGGAGGATTGTAACGTGTAGTGGGTTAAATCTGGAGGCCAGGCGATTGAAGCATTTGGAGTAAATTTATAGCTGATTTCTCTCGGTGAATATGCGAGAACTTCGCGAATTAACCAATCTTGGTGAATAATATATAGAGAGAACAACGGCAGAACTAAAACTCGCAGTGGAAACGCCCTGATCTGAAACGGCCAAAAATGCTGAGAACCCACCATAAATAAAAAAGGATACTAGTCGGGAGTAAAGAGTAAGGATCGCTAAATTACTCATACAAACCTCCAAAATATTCCGACCTGTTATGCTATTCTTGGGCTTGGGGTATCTTTTAATAGCCAGAGTTAATTCCGGACTGATGTGAGCTGGGTCAAGTGATGCATTATCGCCCTCATCGGGTTTATACTGCAACGGCACCATCAGCTTTTTTTAAGATACTGTCGTTGATGTTCACTATTTAACGAGTGatgcctttaaaaaaatgttatctaTACtgctcatttttttcttatctttgaGGTCAAATACTTTTACATTGCTACCTCGAGATACACTTCAAAGGCAAAAAACCTTTGCACTggtttacaagaaaatgttttttatttttgttttacattatCATTGTTAGATGAGAATCCTGCAAGTTTTTCTGACCATCAGCATTGTATTTGAAGCCGTTGAATGTCGCTGCTCACCATCTTCGGAGTTTACAATTGTGGATGCAAATGGACAGCGAAGATGTAAGAAGTGTCTAAAATGCCCCCCTGGACAAGGTCTTCCAGTACAGTGTGGCTCTAATATAGCAAATGGAACTGACACAGACTGCAAGTCGTGCAAGGCCAACGAGACCTTTTCTGAAAGATATGACTCATCCTCTTGCAAGTCATGCAATCTCTGCGgcttaaagaaaatattacaaCATTGCACTCCACGGCGAAACCGAGTATGTGCCAATTCTTGCCCCCCAGGATATTTCCTTGATAAACATGATGACTGTaccaaatgttttttttgctgtgaaaaTGTTCCAGAACATGATAGACTTCAGAAATGCAAAGATCTGGGAATGCCTCGTAGATTGCAGTgtttaaagacaaaacaaaataagagGTGCAAGACCTTATTTCATCAAACCAGTGTTAAGATGTCTGTCACGATAACACCAATAAATACAAATGTCTCAGTGGCGGAAAAAGACAAAGAACCTTTAACTATGATTAATAAAGGAACTATTACTCCTAAAACTTCAGGACACGGCAGCACCTGGTCTCGGCAGCCATTAACCACCAATGCCTCAGAGTCCCT encodes:
- the LOC140936315 gene encoding uncharacterized protein, producing the protein MRILQVFLTISIVFEAVECRCSPSSEFTIVDANGQRRCKKCLKCPPGQGLPVQCGSNIANGTDTDCKSCKANETFSERYDSSSCKSCNLCGLKKILQHCTPRRNRVCANSCPPGYFLDKHDDCTKCFFCCENVPEHDRLQKCKDLGMPRRLQCLKTKQNKRCKTLFHQTSVKMSVTITPINTNVSVAEKDKEPLTMINKGTITPKTSGHGSTWSRQPLTTNASESLATSNKPTLRVEKALKPSPPKVRTDKTGLITVVSVLVSLFIASVLVVIMVLICKQKTPAGFTGVKRDDIDISIIPEDVDLSDLPYDVEKSICTLDTRTTGISSWYNVGRQLGVPVKVMNTLEMEYNHHTGSPAKVLTEILHTKYCLKLREFVLALQEVGRNDIAKEICSFYEKNEYLTNDRFTSSSTVESYV